The following proteins come from a genomic window of Macadamia integrifolia cultivar HAES 741 chromosome 14, SCU_Mint_v3, whole genome shotgun sequence:
- the LOC122061047 gene encoding G2/mitotic-specific cyclin-1-like — translation MASKPVVTQQAREIAEGGKQKIPLGKGKNRKALGDIGNLVPVQVIDGKQKEEFSRPLTRSFCAQLCSKAQAAVQKRILRNQLQKLLMDLWRRKELCQHNQLRRRPMQSQRYSKGLKCEPEIIKA, via the exons ATGGCATCAAAACCAGTTGTTACACAGCAAGCTAGAG AAATTGCCGAAGGAGGAAAACAAAAGATCCCTTTGGGCAAAGGAAAAAACCGGAAAGCACTTGGTGATATTGGGAATTTGGTTCCTGTTCAAGTCATCGATGGGAAGCAGAAGGAGGAGTTCTCCCGTCCCCTAACGAG GAGCTTTTGTGCACAATTATGTTCGAAGGCACAAGCTGCTGTGCAAAAGAGAATATTAAG AAACCAGCTCCAAAAGTTGTTAATGGACCTGTGGAGAAGAAAGGAGCTGTGCCAGCATAACCAGCTCAGAAGAAGGCCAATGCAAAGCCAAAGATATAGCAAAGGATTAAAATGCGAGCCAGAAATCATCAAGGCGTAA
- the LOC122061406 gene encoding bZIP transcription factor TGA10 isoform X2: MALNKGNYQSQLQQQQQLQLQLQQEHHHQQQQQQHQNSYGMMQSSSSLVTTGNFISKDTTGTYDLGELDQALFLYLEGQEHHPSVQDQRQSSGFRPPTLNIFPSQPMHVEPSTKVTTVSPSPTNSGKKRLSEPSMELANQRTDDVPSVPEPAKTVKREGNRKGPTSSSEHEGPKTPDPKTLRRLAQNREAARKSRLRKKAYVQQLESSRIKLTQLEQELQRARSQGIFFGGGAVGDQGLPVGINNISSDAAVFDMEYARWLEEHHRLMCELRAAVQEHLPENELRLFVDNCLAHYDEIMTLKGMVLKSDVFHIVSGMWKTPAERCFLWMGGFRPSELIKIILNHIEPLTEQQIMGICGLQQSTQEAEEALSQGLEALNHSLSDTIASDALSCPPNMANYMGQMAVAMNKLSTLEGFVRQADNLRQQTLHRLHQILTIRQAARSYLAIAEYFHRLRALSSLWLSRPRQE, translated from the exons ATGGCTCTTAATAAAGGCAACTACCAAAGCCAActgcaacaacagcaacaactaCAACTGCAACTACAACAAGAACACCAtcaccagcagcagcagcagcaacaccAAAATTCTTACGGGATGATGCAATCATCATCTTCCCTCGTCACCACCGGAAACTTCAT AAGTAAAGACACTACTGGAACTTATGACTTGGGTGAATTAGATCAAGCCCTCTTCCTCTATCTTGAAGGACAAGAACACCACCCATCAGTTCAAGATCAAAGAC AGAGTTCAGGGTTCAGGCCTCCAACTCTGAACATTTTCCCTTCTCAGCCTATGCATGTAGAGCCATCTACAAAG GTTACTACAGTTTCACCTTCTCCAACAAATAGTGGTAAAAAGAGATTATCAGAGCCATCCATGGAGTTGGCCAACCAAAGAACTGATGATGTCCCATCTGTACCTGAACCAGCAAAGACAGTCAAG CGTGAAGGAAATCGCAAGGGACCAACATCAAGTTCAGAGCATGAAGGGCCAAAAACACCAGACCCTAAG ACACTCAGAAGGCTTGCTCAGAACAGAGAAGCAGCTCGGAAAAGCAGGCTAAGGAAAAAG GCCTATGTACAGCAGCTGGAGTCAAGTAGGATTAAGCTCACTCAGCTTGAACAAGAGCTTCAAAGGGCAAGATCTCAG GGAATATTTTTTGGAGGAGGAGCCGTAGGGGACCAAGGCCTCCCAGTTGGCATTAACAACATCAGCTCAG ATGCTGCGGTTTTTGACATGGAGTATGCGAGGTGGCTTGAGGAACACCACCGGCTCATGTGTGAACTCCGAGCGGCGGTGCAAGAACACTTGCCGGAAAATGAGCTACGGCTATTTGTTGACAATTGCCTAGCACACTATGATGAAATAATGACTCTTAAGGGCATGGTACTGAAATCAGATGTGTTTCATATTGTTTCCGGCATGTGGAAGACACCGGCGGAGCGGTGCTTCCTCTGGATGGGCGGATTCCGACCATCAGAGCTTATCAAG ATTATTCTGAATCATATCGAGCCACTGACGGAGCAACAGATCATGGGGATATGTGGGTTACAGCAGTCGACACAGGAGGCTGAGGAAGCTTTGTCGCAAGGGCTTGAAGCTCTCAACCACTCTCTATCGGACACCATTGCCTCTGATGCGCTTAGTTGCCCTCCCAACATGGCCAACTATATGGGTCAGATGGCCGTAGCCATGAACAAGCTCTCCACCCTCGAAGGTTTCGTCAGACAG GCGGATAATTTGAGGCAGCAGACACTGCATAGGTTGCACCAGATATTGACGATTCGTCAAGCTGCAAGGAGTTACTTGGCCATCGCTGAGTACTTCCATCGGCTCCGAGCTCTTAGTTCTCTGTGGTTGTCACGGCCACGCCAAGAATAa
- the LOC122061406 gene encoding bZIP transcription factor TGA10 isoform X1 has product MALNKGNYQSQLQQQQQLQLQLQQEHHHQQQQQQHQNSYGMMQSSSSLVTTGNFIRSKDTTGTYDLGELDQALFLYLEGQEHHPSVQDQRQSSGFRPPTLNIFPSQPMHVEPSTKVTTVSPSPTNSGKKRLSEPSMELANQRTDDVPSVPEPAKTVKREGNRKGPTSSSEHEGPKTPDPKTLRRLAQNREAARKSRLRKKAYVQQLESSRIKLTQLEQELQRARSQGIFFGGGAVGDQGLPVGINNISSDAAVFDMEYARWLEEHHRLMCELRAAVQEHLPENELRLFVDNCLAHYDEIMTLKGMVLKSDVFHIVSGMWKTPAERCFLWMGGFRPSELIKIILNHIEPLTEQQIMGICGLQQSTQEAEEALSQGLEALNHSLSDTIASDALSCPPNMANYMGQMAVAMNKLSTLEGFVRQADNLRQQTLHRLHQILTIRQAARSYLAIAEYFHRLRALSSLWLSRPRQE; this is encoded by the exons ATGGCTCTTAATAAAGGCAACTACCAAAGCCAActgcaacaacagcaacaactaCAACTGCAACTACAACAAGAACACCAtcaccagcagcagcagcagcaacaccAAAATTCTTACGGGATGATGCAATCATCATCTTCCCTCGTCACCACCGGAAACTTCAT CAGAAGTAAAGACACTACTGGAACTTATGACTTGGGTGAATTAGATCAAGCCCTCTTCCTCTATCTTGAAGGACAAGAACACCACCCATCAGTTCAAGATCAAAGAC AGAGTTCAGGGTTCAGGCCTCCAACTCTGAACATTTTCCCTTCTCAGCCTATGCATGTAGAGCCATCTACAAAG GTTACTACAGTTTCACCTTCTCCAACAAATAGTGGTAAAAAGAGATTATCAGAGCCATCCATGGAGTTGGCCAACCAAAGAACTGATGATGTCCCATCTGTACCTGAACCAGCAAAGACAGTCAAG CGTGAAGGAAATCGCAAGGGACCAACATCAAGTTCAGAGCATGAAGGGCCAAAAACACCAGACCCTAAG ACACTCAGAAGGCTTGCTCAGAACAGAGAAGCAGCTCGGAAAAGCAGGCTAAGGAAAAAG GCCTATGTACAGCAGCTGGAGTCAAGTAGGATTAAGCTCACTCAGCTTGAACAAGAGCTTCAAAGGGCAAGATCTCAG GGAATATTTTTTGGAGGAGGAGCCGTAGGGGACCAAGGCCTCCCAGTTGGCATTAACAACATCAGCTCAG ATGCTGCGGTTTTTGACATGGAGTATGCGAGGTGGCTTGAGGAACACCACCGGCTCATGTGTGAACTCCGAGCGGCGGTGCAAGAACACTTGCCGGAAAATGAGCTACGGCTATTTGTTGACAATTGCCTAGCACACTATGATGAAATAATGACTCTTAAGGGCATGGTACTGAAATCAGATGTGTTTCATATTGTTTCCGGCATGTGGAAGACACCGGCGGAGCGGTGCTTCCTCTGGATGGGCGGATTCCGACCATCAGAGCTTATCAAG ATTATTCTGAATCATATCGAGCCACTGACGGAGCAACAGATCATGGGGATATGTGGGTTACAGCAGTCGACACAGGAGGCTGAGGAAGCTTTGTCGCAAGGGCTTGAAGCTCTCAACCACTCTCTATCGGACACCATTGCCTCTGATGCGCTTAGTTGCCCTCCCAACATGGCCAACTATATGGGTCAGATGGCCGTAGCCATGAACAAGCTCTCCACCCTCGAAGGTTTCGTCAGACAG GCGGATAATTTGAGGCAGCAGACACTGCATAGGTTGCACCAGATATTGACGATTCGTCAAGCTGCAAGGAGTTACTTGGCCATCGCTGAGTACTTCCATCGGCTCCGAGCTCTTAGTTCTCTGTGGTTGTCACGGCCACGCCAAGAATAa